The following are encoded in a window of Arctopsyche grandis isolate Sample6627 chromosome 4, ASM5162203v2, whole genome shotgun sequence genomic DNA:
- the MED24 gene encoding mediator complex subunit 24 codes for MEASKTTSKTSSLKALLVRAWRERWTDLQWGIHIKSVVPRGVSGDVYNLSDCILQQATLGAGAAPGALSYLRHSLAAHLVSYAAVLERIARLDAHTKPHCLAGLLRFVQNALPLATSRGALEEAHLAFAIRAIVRWLLVALHHALIQPTPRQIPDLRESPAVTLNALFENDFLVAMLYLAKQDDHEQYNEIIKKCQEIKSLVLLDPQCKPETPIEDTLQKLCFLELDQFCPLQEVTEPITYCIQALLAIELLANPNAETQVLINELLMMKRLKRYSTPRLYCELMRASLIALNDVSGSPSKQSIWGAFTFLKVPQIIHQLHSVLTVDDKIEHSADIVEAFEQLLQYAPLLDVLDSKCSCNCVQSLLEGLNKLSLVSDHHMTYFSQKREATNPRLQKIEATGLQGSIPTFIMRAEPTLAGILKTMSADFMKIQDALYSMLCQVLSGNSLEVILAVATVEGKLKQFVSKLIKFNECSLQISGDVGKASQSRGMLFDISFLILCAIVQQYGAEAVLDEGGDSFFEQWVRDCMVEKGVPKSPDQMLHKCDLAKVDVLLRQLNSPDYDFKSSQMKCHDLCINVCGAIKEVLFAWEQGSLTATDVKRILDALRQKMASLAVCASAWLCSYMHIVHQDALLKPMNMVQQFLTPLTEMESAQSDNFKERSVLMFQIIRKMQYDVHPPTASKTKILTLSHSIISRQPIAEHLQAVWQGVRDRGWLHIESTHVFESLLNTGGPVWFVSNIVREIMRFRYQGDLARAIDLAFALFHLNIEQCTQALLLQVLPQYLYNSHQSEELVAPQECVLAKLCVYCIYSTLEFSNTKQSSSNSKKRSRFEDVEDIEALCPTNKVRRLNDNTAESSTLFANTLPLQSGQKTIILKEPLQSALQDMFKIFSQLAGRDGEVSPQTQFIFRFLVYIVQCGQDRARVVLQGMPSELVPMLVKSVPESFTTGLLLRLYDLGTVAGRKATARDLCILRNMQLRPK; via the coding sequence ATGGAGGCTTCCAAGACGACGAGCAAGACCAGCTCGTTGAAGGCGCTTCTGGTGCGCGCGTGGCGAGAGCGCTGGACCGACCTGCAGTGGGGGATCCACATCAAGAGCGTGGTTCCTCGCGGAGTCAGCGGCGACGTGTACAACCTGTCGGACTGCATCCTGCAACAGGCAACGCTCGGCGCCGGAGCCGCTCCCGGGGCGCTCTCTTACCTGCGACACTCCCTCGCCGCCCACCTCGTCTCCTACGCCGCCGTTCTGGAGCGCATCGCTCGCTTGGACGCCCACACCAAACCCCACTGTCTGGCCGGGCTCTTGAGGTTCGTACAGAATGCCCTGCCCTTGGCCACGAGCCGGGGAGCCCTAGAAGAAGCCCACCTCGCATTCGCAATCAGAGCTATCGTACGATGGCTTCTGGTCGCCCTACACCACGCCCTCATTCAACCGACTCCCAGACAAATTCCAGACTTGAGAGAATCTCCAGCTGTTACCTTAAACGCCCTGTTCGAAAACGACTTTCTAGTCGCCATGCTCTATTTAGCCAAACAGGACGACCACGAACAGTACAATGAAATCATCAAAAAGTGTCAAGAGATCAAATCTCTCGTATTATTAGACCCACAATGTAAACCGGAGACGCCGATAGAAGACACCCTACAGAAGCTTTGCTTCTTGGAGCTGGATCAATTCTGCCCGTTGCAAGAGGTGACGGAGCCGATCACGTATTGCATACAAGCGTTGCTCGCTATTGAACTTTTGGCCAATCCCAATGCGGAGACTCAAGTGTTGATCAACGAGTTGTTGATGATGAAACGTCTCAAACGATACAGTACTCCGCGCCTGTATTGTGAATTGATGCGGGCTAGTTTGATCGCGTTGAACGATGTCAGCGGAAGCCCTTCAAAGCAGTCTATATGGGGAGCCTTTACGTTTTTGAAAGTGCCGCAGATTATTCATCAGTTGCATTCGGTTTTGACCGTCGATGACAAAATTGAACACAGTGCCGATATCGTAGAAGCTTTCGAACAGCTGCTGCAGTATGCCCCGCTTTTGGACGTGTTGGATTCGAAATGTTCTTGCAACTGTGTCCAATCTTTATTAGAAGGCTTGAATAAGCTGTCGCTCGTCTCCGATCACCATATGACTTACTTCAGCCAGAAACGGGAGGCGACGAACCCGAGGCTTCAAAAGATCGAAGCGACCGGACTGCAAGGATCTATTCCGACGTTTATAATGCGAGCCGAGCCGACGTTGGCCGGTATACTCAAAACGATGAGCGCTGATTTTATGAAGATTCAAGATGCGCTTTATAGCATGTTGTGTCAGGTTTTGAGCGGAAATAGTCTCGAAGTGATCCTCGCTGTAGCCACCGTTGAAGGAAAATTGAAACAATTCGTCTCTAAGCTTATTAAATTCAACGAATGCTCGCTGCAAATCAGCGGAGACGTCGGAAAAGCGTCCCAATCTAGAGGAATGCTGTTCGATATATCGTTTTTGATTTTATGCGCCATTGTACAACAGTACGGAGCTGAAGCTGTTCTAGACGAAGGTGGCGATTCGTTCTTCGAACAGTGGGTTCGAGATTGTATGGTCGAGAAGGGTGTACCGAAGTCGCCGGATCAGATGTTGCACAAATGCGATTTGGCCAAAGTCGATGTACTTTTAAGGCAGTTAAACTCTCCAGACTACGACTTCAAAAGCAGTCAGATGAAATGCCATGATCTCTGTATCAACGTTTGCGGAGCTATTAAAGAAGTGCTTTTCGCCTGGGAGCAAGGATCTTTGACCGCTACTGATGTTAAGCGAATTCTAGACGCGTTACGGCAAAAGATGGCTTCCCTTGCCGTCTGTGCATCGGCTTGGTTGTGCTCGTACATGCACATTGTTCATCAGGACGCTTTGTTGAAACCGATGAACATGGTCCAGCAGTTTTTGACACCGCTCACCGAAATGGAATCGGCTCAAAGCGACAACTTCAAAGAAAGATCCGTACTCATGTTCCAAATCATCAGAAAGATGCAGTACGACGTACATCCACCGACGGCTTCCAAGACCAAAATTTTGACTTTGAGTCACAGTATCATATCCCGGCAACCTATCGCCGAGCATCTTCAAGCAGTATGGCAAGGCGTCAGAGATAGAGGTTGGCTTCACATCGAATCTACGCACGTTTTTGAAAGTTTGCTCAATACCGGAGGACCCGTTTGGTTCGTTTCGAATATAGTCAGAGAAATCATGAGGTTCAGATATCAAGGAGATTTGGCGAGGGCCATTGATTTGGCTTTCGCCTTGTTCCATCTGAACATAGAACAATGCACGCAAGCTCTCCTGCTCCAAGTCCTGCCCCAATATCTATACAACAGCCATCAAAGTGAAGAATTAGTCGCACCCCAAGAATGCGTCCTAGCTAAACTATGCGTGTATTGTATATATTCTACATTGGAATTCAGCAATACTAAACAATCTTCGTCTAATTCTAAGAAACGCAGTCGGTTTGAAGACGTTGAAGATATTGAAGCTCTGTGTCCGACGAATAAAGTGCGACGGTTGAATGATAATACGGCTGAAAGTAGTACTTTGTTTGCAAATACTTTACCTTTGCAAAGTGGGCAGAAGACTATTATTCTCAAGGAGCCGTTGCAGTCGGCGCTTCAGGATATGTTTAAGATTTTTTCTCAGCTGGCCGGACGAGACGGAGAAGTGTCACCGCAGACGCAGTTCATATTCAGGTTTTTAGTGTATATTGTGCAGTGCGGACAGGATAGGGCTAGGGTTGTTTTGCAAGGTATGCCGAGTGAGCTGGTGCCTATGTTGGTTAAGTCAGTGCCTGAGTCGTTCACCACTGGACTGTTGTTACGTTTGTATGATTTGGGAACTGTGGCCGGTAGAAAGGCTACGGCTAGAGATTTGTGTATTTTGAGAAATATGCAACTTAGGCCTAAatga